The Molothrus aeneus isolate 106 chromosome 10, BPBGC_Maene_1.0, whole genome shotgun sequence genomic interval CATGTCATTCTAGAACAAACCACTGCTGTTTCATTAAAAAGCAGGAGCCACACAGATccttgtcactgtcactgtgaaCATTAAGCTGAAAATGAGCTGCTACTGAAAGTCATTTCCCTGTGGTGCTTCCAAACCAATATTGCAATGATCTCTACTTTTACACACACGTACAGAAAAGCACCAAAAATGTTCTAATCTACtctcccacaaaaaaaaccccaaaacccacagtTTGCATTTATGGGCAGATTATCTCAACTTCAGTTTGAATTATAAGACTGTTTTACAGGTTTCCATGATTTACAGAAGTTGCTAGAAACCTGCTATGTAATAAGTGTACAGAATCAGGCAGTCTTTTAAAATTCTGGTAGGTAGTGCATCATTACCATGCTGCAATACTAGTGAgtataaaactattttttaaccAAACTTTGAGCAATGGCAGATAGAGAtaggaaaaatgcttttcagagtAATTCCAGGAGAAACTGTAGGGCACAGCTTACCCCAGCAATTTCAGTGATTATCTTCTCTGTGATCTCCTTCCCACCCATTAGGCGAGTGGCACTTTGAAGAAAAGTAATTGCTTTTCTTAAGTCCCCTTCTGACACTTTAACCAGGTATGACACTGCCTGAAAAATGATGTCAGAAAATGCTAAGTTAAGTGTTCACTGTTAATTAAAATCTAATACACTTTTTCAGCAGTTACTTTAAAACACCAAGTAGTGCATAAAGCAGATTGTCTGAGCCAAGCACAATACACAAGTTACAAAACAACCTCTCTACTAACACAAATATGTGCTGGCAGTTTGAGAAAGAAGCACAGTTCTCTGCCAGTAcactcagcagagaaaaaaaagccctacaGTTTGGCTTCAGTTTTCTCTGGTGGacatttctttggttttagGACGATTTAAAATTCATCTCATCTATGGAAGGAGAATAAATgagtttatatattttatttcatacaaTTGAGCAGCCTGGAAAAGTATGCTGACTTGGCCTCTTTTGCTGCCATGCAATTATGCACTGGATTAAGCAGTAAAATTACATGGCAACCACAAAGTTACCTCATTACTGATTTTCACATGTTCCTTCTCAGACACATccaacagcctctgctgctggatACTGTCAGACAAAGGCTTGAAGCGGAATTTGGAGCATCGAGACGTTAAAGGTTCAATTATtctgaaagaaaggaaggacaGGGGTAAAAAACGTGTGGGTCAAGTTCTCACAGACAAAGctaacaaaagcagaaaaggttTAAAATACCTTAAGGTTTAAATAACTCTAAAAGTGCAACATtgtaaaaattaattgaaatctAAGTATTGTTTCAGGCTTGCATGCATATAGTGACATCTCTATTAACTGAAAACTATGAAATTAGATATCAACTTttaagcagggaaaaaataaaaaagagactACAGACCAGAGGGCAAATCCAAATAAGCAACAAGTTCCAGGTATACCTGCTGATGTAGTTACAAATAAGACAGAAACGTGTTGttttagattctttttccattgTGCGTCTTAaggctgcctgggctgctgaagTCATAGAGTCTGCTTCATCCAGGATCACAATTTTAAAAGGAGGACACATTTTACCACTGAAAATTAGAAATCTGTTATTTAGCAAACAGGAAATGtacagacaaagggaaaaaatttaaaaaatacacagaaaaatccCTGCAAATAGCAAGTAATGTTTTACTTAAGCATGTATCTTTGAAAAATAGAACAGATTCAGAGGTTCTatctttttaaaagatttcaTTGATTTTTAGATTAAAgactaatatttttaataaaggcagGGACTGAGTTACCATAAAAAGATGAACACTTGAATACTGCAAAAGCCCTCTAAAATACATACTCTTACTGTAAGGTGCTTCTTTTAACACCTTCTGTGCCTCTTTTTACAGGCTTCCTGATTCCCTAAACTCCCAAGAATACTCCACAGACTGATTCCAGTACACAATACTGTACTGGAATCAGTCAGGCTGTCTTGGCAGGCAGtttcttcctgctgctttccacagTCCATACACATGGCTTGACCTGCACTGAGCTTCCCATCAACTAAAAGCAGAATCGTTTTAGAAACCAACACCCATGTTGTAGAAATTCCTGCAGATTAGAAGGACTAGGGAAGTAACTTCTGGCACAATTTACCCAAAGAAATTTTTCTGTGGCAGTCAGACAAAATCTGCAAAGGCAACAACATGTGCCCAAACCCAGAAGTCTTGACCTTGTGGAGTTTTTGCTGTCTGCCTCCAATGATAACAGCAACAGTAAAAATCCTCCTGGGTATTCAAACCCCCAATGTGAAATTCCATGAAGTAAAAGCTCAGCCAAAGCACTGTGTTTTGCCAGCTtctgggcagtgctgagccATCATTTATAttagaaacaaaaacaaccacatgCTTTGTCCTAAGCAGGAGGGGTTTGATGCAGCACTCACTCTGAACGGCTCCCAGAGGCCGTTAGCTGAGCAAAAGCCTTCACCTTCTCCCGGATCACTTGTATCCCACGCTCATCAGAGGCATTCAGCTCAAGGACTCTCTGCCGGAATAAATCAGGCCTGCAAAATTTTTATTGCAACACGTTAGCTGCTAACCCCTGTAATGATATGTTATAAAATAGAACAACAACCCTTCTGGCTGCTTTGAATGGCAGGGATTATTTTTATCAGCATTACTAAATAACATTGTTAAAAGACACTTAAGTTGAGATCATAAAATATCAAGTATGAATTTCCATTAGATATTTTTAGAATCTCCTCCCAGGCTACTGAAAACAATGAAGTATAAAATTATATCAGTtaaccaggaagaaaaaaaaaaggaggaagttGGCCTCATATGTTCATAGCACTATGTTATATTCCTTTTTACTTACAGCCCCTGAGCAATGTGAAATAACAAGTAAAATGCCACAATGCAGTCACTAACAGTACTACCAGAATGAAATATCCAGAAAGTATAAGATATGCAGTATTCACCTGCAGTACTATactccatttaaaaaaacaaaccaacaattAATACACTGGATTTTAAATCCTGAGAATTAAAATGGACTCACGATGTGGAGTTGTCTTCCTCCGACTAAAGTAGAAGTGGTTCTCTCCAAAAAAACAGTGAGTCAAAGATTAAAAATGACAAATGGGATGGGGGAGGTATTAAATTCAGCATTACATTTGATCATAACATCAAACCACCTTCTCATCCATCTTTTGCTTATAGATCACTGAATTTGCTACTCAAAAACTCCCAAGTGCTACAAGTGAGTTAATGAATGTATACATGCTGAATTTTAGTCTGAGTCCTAACACTACTTTCCAGACACAATTCAATGGTGCATAACAGAGAGATTAAAAGTCAGACATTTTATGAAACACTTTGAGATCTATGTGTAGCTAACAAGTTACTaaataaatcataaaaattGGAATTCCTTTACAAAGTTCAGTAAATCATATGCAAACCATATTCTTTCCATAGTCTTTATTGGGGTTACATGGCTGCCAATCTGAAGTCCATACTGGTAACAGGAATTGGTGACTTGTGGCAggacaaatgagaaaaaaatcatatgtTAGAGCTGAATTAGAAGACAAAGATATTCCTGAAAAAGTGCTGGGAACTACCTAAGAGCGGGCTATGACCAGAGGCACTTCATCACATGATCAGGAGACATGTGACAGTTGATTACACTGAAGCAACTTGATTCCAGCTTACCCAAACAGTTCTCTAGCAGCTGCTAAAATAGTGGAAGTCTTTCCAGTTCCAGGTGGGCCATAGAACAACAGATTGGGAAGCTGAAATAGCAAGGCATCATTtgtaagaaaaggaaattaaaaaaatatccactaACAGGAAAACCTGCTGACAATCTGAGCACCTAATAGAACAAAAAATGTCTATTCCTCACAGTAAATAATGGCAACTCTTTCTCTTTTGGTCTCTAAAGGAGGACAACCAGTTGCTGTTTATAGTACAGTATGAACAAGTGCTATTTGGTGGCACCATCCCATGTTCTATTCAAACTGATATTCCaatctatatttatttttatatatacactCCAGGGCATGTCTGAGATCACTAAACCTACAGAGCCTACTGTTCTGATTGCAGCAACACCCAAATTTATCCAAAGATGGCCTTAAACAGCCTGGGCAATACCAGCAGTGCAGATGAAACCATCCCTTGCTTTCTCAGCTGCCCAGCCTGccttgcccagccaggctgaggaTTCTGTGCTGCCACCAAGtgcactgcagggagcaggggcagctcagaAGGCCGGGCTGCAGcgaggcagtgctggcacagccacacGCACAccacggggacagtgccacccactccctgcactgcacagccctggcaaaCTCCTGCACCCCTCTGAGCCGTTTTCAAAGGAGACCACTGGCACTTCTTAAAGAAATTAGGTTAATtgatctttaaaataatttaattaatgaCCTCAGCATGAAAAATACAACTGCATTAAGGAGATATGCTGACACAGGAagatcagagcagcacagcaaagaCTGCAGCAATAATTTTAGGATGACATTtagcagcacaaagcaaaaatatCTCTCAATGTGAGAACATAAGAAAGTACCTGCAAAATATCTGAAATTCATTAgatgggatgaaattgataataagctgattttattttgaCTGTCAGAGGAGCAGTATAAGCCTGTGTAACATGGTGATCTGAATTGTGCACTTTTAATGCAGATGTAAATTATCAATACTAACAGGTAATGAACTGCACACAGTTCAAGTCATCCTTAGACAAGGATAATGAATCCAAACTGGGAAAAGTGATTAAAGGAATGAAAAGCCTATCTTATGAGAAGTGACTTTTTGAAGAGTTTGATTTAGTTAgctcagtaaaataaaaactgagagGGAATATGACTGATCTCCATAAATACACCTGAGCAACACAAAGAACAAAGCTGGCATAAACAAAATTTGTATAAGCCATGACTGAATTTTGGCTGAAATCAAGAAGCCTTTCAGCTGACATAGGAGTGATAGTTTTCTATATTACTGTTTCAAGCAATCACTAAAACTGCTGTCTTTCACAATAGGGGATGTTCTACTTCTACATTCTTAAAACAAGGATCCAAAAGTTCCCTCCAAGTTCTCAGTGTGACTTGATTTCTAACCCCTAATAAgcattctatttttaaagagtcAACTAAAATTAGATTTGAGAATTCTATGCTGAATATAGTATGCAATGCAGACAGAATGggaacagcaaaaccaaaaccattcaaagaacagagaaaaatgcaggAGTACGCAACCCATaatcagaaaatgaaatagGGACAATCAGCTTGGTAACAAAGATGCTGTTTTAACAACTAAGACAAGACACAGTGCACAGACTCCACTGTGTATGTACCTACAAGTAGAGATAGAAGAATTTCAAATTCCAATCAATTTCttgtaaataaatgaatttcAAGTTTTGCCTGCTCTTTCTGCCAATCAATTGTTGCCTGTTTCTCTAATTACTAATAAGCAAACAGCATCCTCTACTAACAAACACCTTTTCCAGTTTAGATACCACAATAGTATTATCCCCCTCTTTTGTGACAGCCAGAGAGATGGAAAGTGTGCTGAATGACAGCTGAAATTCACCAATCTCTGTGCTAGGCTGGCACATTGCAAGGGTAGATGTTTGTGAGATTCATAATTTCATGCCTCTGTGCTAATTCACACACTACTGTTCTCAAAAAAAGCATAAGCAGGTAAAAGGTTTAATTGGAATGTTTCCTAATTCCATTACACCACAACTTTATCTTTGTTTCAACCTCACTTATGCTGGTTTCTCACTGAAGTATTTACACCACTTTTCACCAAGCACAACCTAATCCTTTATGTAACTGTggcagtatttttaaataaactgcAACCTGATCTGGTTATCCATTTTTCCACGCTTGCCAGGAGTAAGCAGGATACCTGCAGGCATCACTCTGCTCATGGGAAAGCTACCTCATATAGTGCAAatctcagctgcttttccagaagTTTCAGTACAAGTGAAGATGTAAATTGCAATGATAATCCTACACTCTCTTTTTAGTTATTTAGGTATCATGAAGCAAATGAAAACTAAAGCATACCATGActgttttcagtttctttgacaaaaaaccccagaaatcaACACTCCTGGCAGACAGAAATCAATTTCTCCAGTTCAAACCCACATGgactctgctgtccccagttTATAACAGGATGATGTGTGCTCTTACAGATGGAGGTATATGAGCTATAGGGAGTTACAAATCCTGTATTAATTAATGGAAGCTACAACTCCTGCTCCATTTAGCAGCTCCCAAATCAAGGCCCACAAATACAGGCCAATTGACAGAGGACTGACTCTCCATTTCCAGCACTGTGGTTTAAATAAAGCACATTACTCAAACCTACAGCATTGTCACAGCTGTTTCTTTGATCTCACCAGATCACCAAACTCAGTAAAAACCCCTGCAGTAATATTTACTTACTGAAGTAAGTACGAGCCACCTCAGAATTCAATTACACTTTTGCCTATTTGACAGAATGAGTCCTTTCAAGATACTAATAAAAAtgtctaaattaaaaaaaaaaaatccaaatattttaaagtacttGCATGATTTTGTCCTCAAATGCCTTGCTGAGTTTGGGTAGCTATGGCAAAATACAGAGCCCCTAACCAGAAGGAGGAATTATAATTTGCCTTTTCAAGTCAGGAGGCCAAAAGTCAACACAAGTGCACTAGGCTCAGAATCCAAGAAACACTGCTGATCCACAAGCTGTAGGGTTTTAAATAACTGTTGCTGAAAATAGAACTTCCCAACCCATCACCTAAGC includes:
- the RFC4 gene encoding replication factor C subunit 4; its protein translation is MQAFLKGPASISTKPVAAKEKNATGSSGEGKRTKPIPWVEKYRPKNVDEVAFQDEVVAVLKKSLEGADLPNLLFYGPPGTGKTSTILAAARELFGPDLFRQRVLELNASDERGIQVIREKVKAFAQLTASGSRSDGKMCPPFKIVILDEADSMTSAAQAALRRTMEKESKTTRFCLICNYISRIIEPLTSRCSKFRFKPLSDSIQQQRLLDVSEKEHVKISNEAVSYLVKVSEGDLRKAITFLQSATRLMGGKEITEKIITEIAGVIPKETIDELLLGCQSGSFEKLETLAKNLINEGFAVAQLVNQLHDTIVESEDYSDKQKSAIVEKLAEVDKCLADGADEFLQLMSLCALVMQQLTQNI